A single region of the Rhizobium sp. ARZ01 genome encodes:
- a CDS encoding ABC transporter substrate-binding protein — protein sequence MKRFAIAAFAAALMGGVAHADTIKVGVIGPFSGPFALQGKNFKAGIDAYMALNGNTVGDDTIEIIYRDIPTADPAQSKALSQELVVKEGVQYLAGFYFTPDAMAATPLLEQANVPMVVMNAATSAIVTKSPYVVRTSFTTWQTSTPIAKVAFDSGVKKVISVVSDYGPGVDAENAFKAAFTAAGGEVVEAIRMPLQTNDFSPIMQRIKDSGAQGVFAFLPSGPTTLGFVKSFKENGLKDGGIKFFAPGDLTQESDLPALGDAALGLQTTFHYAVSHDTPENKKFVEAAAKAIGNPAELSFPSVGAYDGMHVIYKMIEATGGEQDAAKAVEAVKGLSWESPRGPATIDPESRHITQNIYLREVTKADDGTYYNKEIQTFEKQGDPGLATAK from the coding sequence ATGAAGAGATTTGCGATCGCCGCCTTTGCGGCCGCGCTGATGGGTGGCGTTGCTCATGCCGATACGATCAAGGTTGGCGTCATCGGGCCGTTCTCCGGTCCGTTCGCGCTACAGGGCAAGAATTTCAAGGCCGGGATCGACGCCTACATGGCACTCAACGGCAATACGGTTGGCGACGACACGATCGAGATCATCTACCGCGACATTCCGACGGCCGATCCGGCGCAATCCAAGGCGCTCTCACAGGAACTCGTGGTCAAGGAGGGCGTGCAGTATCTCGCCGGCTTTTACTTCACCCCCGATGCCATGGCTGCGACCCCGCTTCTGGAACAGGCAAACGTGCCGATGGTCGTGATGAACGCCGCCACCTCGGCGATCGTCACGAAGAGCCCCTACGTGGTCCGTACCTCCTTCACCACCTGGCAGACGTCCACGCCGATCGCCAAGGTCGCCTTTGATTCCGGCGTGAAGAAGGTGATCTCGGTCGTCAGCGACTACGGTCCAGGCGTCGATGCCGAAAACGCCTTCAAGGCGGCGTTTACTGCTGCCGGCGGCGAGGTTGTCGAGGCTATCCGCATGCCGCTGCAGACGAACGACTTCTCGCCGATCATGCAACGCATCAAGGACTCCGGCGCGCAAGGCGTCTTTGCGTTCCTGCCTTCCGGCCCGACGACGCTCGGCTTCGTCAAGTCGTTCAAGGAGAACGGCCTCAAGGACGGCGGTATCAAGTTTTTCGCCCCGGGCGACCTGACGCAGGAATCCGACCTGCCGGCGCTGGGCGACGCGGCGCTCGGCCTGCAGACGACCTTCCACTATGCCGTTTCGCATGACACTCCTGAGAACAAGAAGTTCGTGGAGGCGGCCGCCAAGGCGATCGGCAATCCGGCCGAACTGTCGTTCCCCTCGGTCGGCGCCTATGACGGCATGCACGTCATCTACAAGATGATCGAGGCGACCGGTGGCGAGCAGGATGCGGCCAAGGCGGTCGAGGCGGTCAAAGGGCTTTCGTGGGAAAGCCCGCGCGGTCCGGCTACCATCGACCCGGAAAGCCGCCACATCACGCAGAACATCTATCTGCGTGAAGTTACGAAGGCCGACGACGGCACCTATTACAACAAGGAAATCCAGACTTTCGAAAAGCAGGGTGATCCCGGTCTCGCCACGGCGAAATGA